A single window of Jiangella alkaliphila DNA harbors:
- the rpoB gene encoding DNA-directed RNA polymerase subunit beta, with product MLAVTPTTTAGPNVSRRISFAKIREPLDVPNLLALQIDSFDWLLGNERWQARVAAAEAEGRTDVNTTSGLQEILDEISPIEDFSATMSLSFSNPRFEDPKNSIDECKMRDFTYSAPLFVTAEFINNETGEIKSQTVFMGDFPLMTPKGTFIVNGTERVVVSQLVRSPGLYFERSLDKTSDKDIYTAKVIPSRGAWLEFEIDKRDMVGVRLDRKRKQNVTVLLKAMGWTNEQILEEFGDYESMRATLEKDHTTTQDEALLDIYRKMRPGEPPTREAAQQLLENAYFNPKRYDLARVGRYKLGKKLGVDLALDQSTLTMDDIVGTLRYLVRLHANENELTTGENTVPVEVDDIDHFGNRRIRTVGELIQNQVRTGLSRMERVVRERMTTQDVEAITPQTLINIRPVVAAIKEFFGTSQLSQFMDQTNPLAGLTHKRRLNALGPGGLSRERAGMEVRDVHPSHYGRMCPIETPEGPNIGLIGSLATYGRINPFGFIETPYRRVNDGHVTDDIEYLSADEEDRRVIAQANAPLTDDSRFAEDKVLVRKRGGEIETVPGGEVDYMDVSPRQMVSVATAMIPFLEHDDANRALMGSNMQRQAVPLLRSESPLVGTGMESHAAEDAGDVILADKSGVVTELSADYVTVMADDGTYQTYQLAKFRRSNAGSCINQKPIVEEGQRVEAGQVIADGPSTELGEMALGKNLLVAFMSWEGHNYEDAIVISQRLIQDDVLTSIKIEEHEVDARDTKLGPEEITRDIPNVSDEVLADLDERGIIRIGAEVTNGDILVGKVTPKGETELTPEERLLRAIFGEKAREVRDTSLKVPHGESGKVIGVRVFDRDEGDELPPGVNQLVRVYIAQMRKIQDGDKLAGRHGNKGVIAKILPVEDMPFLEDGTAVDMVLNPLGVPSRMNLGQVMETHLGWVAKTGWEVEGDDEEWKTRLRGIGAAEAPADTKVATPVFDGAREDEIAGLLGSTLKTRDGVRLVGGDGKANLFDGRSGEPFPKPVAVGYMYILKLNHHVDDKIHARSTGPYSMVTQQPLGGKAQFGGQRFGEMEVWALQAYGAAYALQELLTIKSDDVPGRVKVYEAIVKGENIPESGIPESFKVLFKEMQALCLNVEVLSSDGSQIEMRETDEDVFRAAEELGIDLSRREPSSVEEV from the coding sequence CTGTTGGCCGTCACGCCCACCACCACTGCTGGCCCCAATGTCTCGCGTCGCATCTCTTTTGCCAAGATTCGCGAACCTCTCGACGTTCCGAACCTTCTCGCCCTCCAGATAGACAGCTTCGACTGGCTGCTCGGAAACGAGCGCTGGCAGGCGCGAGTCGCCGCTGCCGAGGCCGAGGGGCGCACCGACGTCAACACCACGTCGGGCCTGCAGGAGATCCTCGACGAGATCAGTCCCATCGAGGACTTCTCGGCGACCATGTCGCTGTCGTTCTCGAACCCTCGCTTCGAGGACCCCAAGAACAGCATCGACGAGTGCAAGATGCGCGACTTCACCTACTCCGCGCCGCTGTTCGTCACCGCCGAGTTCATCAACAACGAGACCGGCGAGATCAAGTCCCAGACGGTCTTCATGGGCGACTTCCCGCTCATGACCCCCAAGGGGACGTTCATCGTCAACGGCACCGAGCGCGTCGTCGTGTCGCAGCTGGTGCGGTCGCCGGGCCTCTACTTCGAGCGCTCGCTCGACAAGACCTCGGACAAGGACATCTACACCGCCAAGGTCATCCCGTCCCGGGGTGCCTGGCTGGAGTTCGAGATAGACAAGCGCGACATGGTCGGCGTCCGCCTCGACCGCAAGCGCAAGCAGAACGTCACGGTGCTGCTCAAGGCCATGGGCTGGACGAACGAGCAGATCCTCGAGGAGTTCGGCGACTACGAGTCGATGCGCGCCACCCTGGAGAAGGACCACACCACCACCCAGGACGAAGCGCTGCTCGACATCTACCGGAAGATGCGCCCGGGTGAGCCGCCGACGCGCGAGGCCGCGCAGCAGCTGCTCGAGAACGCCTACTTCAACCCGAAGCGCTACGACCTCGCCCGGGTCGGCCGCTACAAGCTGGGCAAGAAGCTCGGCGTCGACCTCGCGCTCGACCAGAGCACGCTGACCATGGACGACATCGTCGGCACGCTGCGCTACCTGGTGCGGCTGCACGCCAACGAGAACGAGCTGACCACCGGCGAGAACACGGTTCCGGTCGAGGTCGACGACATCGACCACTTCGGCAACCGCCGCATCCGTACCGTCGGCGAGCTCATCCAGAACCAGGTCCGCACCGGTCTGTCCCGCATGGAGCGCGTCGTCCGCGAGCGCATGACCACGCAGGACGTCGAGGCCATCACGCCGCAGACGCTGATCAACATCCGGCCGGTCGTGGCCGCGATCAAGGAGTTCTTCGGGACCTCCCAGCTGTCGCAGTTCATGGACCAGACCAACCCGCTGGCCGGGCTGACGCACAAGCGCCGGCTCAACGCGCTGGGTCCGGGTGGTCTGTCCCGCGAGCGGGCCGGCATGGAGGTCCGCGACGTCCACCCGTCGCACTACGGCCGCATGTGTCCCATCGAGACCCCTGAGGGCCCGAACATCGGCCTGATCGGCTCGCTGGCCACCTACGGGCGCATCAACCCGTTCGGCTTCATCGAGACGCCGTACCGCCGGGTCAACGACGGCCACGTCACCGACGACATCGAGTACCTGAGCGCCGACGAGGAGGACCGCCGCGTCATCGCGCAGGCCAATGCGCCGCTGACCGACGACAGCCGGTTCGCCGAGGACAAGGTGCTGGTGCGCAAGCGCGGCGGCGAGATCGAGACCGTCCCGGGCGGCGAGGTCGACTACATGGACGTCTCGCCGCGGCAGATGGTCTCCGTGGCCACCGCGATGATCCCGTTCCTCGAGCACGACGACGCCAACCGCGCGCTCATGGGCTCGAACATGCAGCGGCAGGCCGTGCCGTTGCTCCGGTCCGAGTCGCCGCTGGTCGGCACCGGCATGGAGTCGCACGCGGCCGAGGACGCCGGCGACGTCATCCTGGCCGACAAGAGCGGCGTGGTCACCGAGCTGTCGGCCGACTACGTCACCGTCATGGCCGACGACGGCACGTACCAGACGTACCAGCTGGCGAAGTTCCGCCGGTCCAACGCCGGGTCGTGCATCAACCAGAAGCCGATCGTCGAGGAGGGGCAGCGGGTCGAGGCCGGTCAGGTCATCGCCGACGGCCCGTCCACCGAGCTCGGTGAGATGGCGCTGGGCAAGAACCTGCTGGTCGCGTTCATGTCGTGGGAGGGCCACAACTACGAGGACGCCATCGTCATCTCGCAGCGGCTCATCCAGGACGACGTCCTCACCTCGATCAAGATCGAGGAGCACGAGGTCGACGCCCGCGACACCAAGCTGGGCCCCGAGGAGATCACGCGCGACATCCCGAACGTCTCCGACGAGGTCCTCGCCGACCTCGACGAGCGCGGCATCATCCGCATCGGCGCCGAGGTCACCAACGGCGACATCCTGGTCGGCAAGGTCACCCCGAAGGGCGAGACCGAGCTGACCCCTGAGGAGCGGCTGCTCCGCGCGATCTTCGGTGAGAAGGCGCGTGAGGTCCGCGACACCTCGCTGAAGGTGCCGCACGGCGAGTCCGGCAAGGTCATCGGCGTCCGGGTGTTCGACCGCGACGAGGGCGACGAGCTCCCGCCGGGCGTCAACCAGCTGGTCCGCGTCTACATCGCTCAGATGCGCAAGATCCAGGACGGCGACAAGCTCGCCGGCCGCCACGGCAACAAGGGCGTCATCGCCAAGATCCTCCCGGTCGAGGACATGCCGTTCCTCGAGGACGGCACCGCGGTCGACATGGTGCTGAACCCGCTGGGCGTCCCGAGCCGCATGAACCTCGGCCAGGTCATGGAGACCCACCTCGGGTGGGTGGCCAAGACCGGCTGGGAGGTCGAGGGCGACGACGAGGAGTGGAAGACCCGGCTGCGGGGCATCGGCGCCGCCGAGGCGCCGGCCGACACCAAGGTCGCCACGCCGGTCTTCGACGGTGCGCGCGAGGACGAGATCGCCGGCCTGCTCGGGTCGACGCTCAAGACCCGCGACGGCGTCCGCCTGGTCGGCGGCGACGGCAAGGCCAACCTGTTCGACGGCCGGTCCGGTGAGCCGTTCCCGAAGCCGGTGGCGGTGGGCTACATGTACATCCTGAAGCTCAACCACCACGTCGACGACAAGATCCACGCCCGGTCGACCGGTCCGTACTCGATGGTCACGCAGCAGCCGCTGGGTGGCAAGGCGCAGTTCGGCGGTCAGCGCTTCGGTGAGATGGAGGTCTGGGCGCTCCAGGCCTACGGCGCGGCGTACGCGCTGCAGGAACTGCTCACCATCAAGTCCGACGACGTTCCCGGCCGCGTCAAGGTCTACGAGGCCATCGTCAAGGGCGAGAACATCCCCGAGTCGGGTATCCCCGAGTCGTTCAAGGTGCTGTTCAAGGAGATGCAGGCGTTGTGCCTCAACGTCGAAGTGCTCTCCAGCGACGGCTCCCAGATCGAGATGCGGGAGACCGACGAAGACGTCTTCCGCGCGGCAGAAGAACTCGGAATCGACCTGTCCCGGCGCGAGCCGAGCAGCGTCGAAGAGGTCTGA
- the rplL gene encoding 50S ribosomal protein L7/L12, producing the protein MAKLNTEDLLDAFKEMTLIELSEFVKKFEETFEVTAAAPVAVAAAPGAAAPGGAAPAEEEKDEFDVILEAAGDKKIQVIKEVRALTSLGLKEAKDLVEAAPKPLLEKVNKEAADKAKEALEGAGATVSVK; encoded by the coding sequence ATGGCGAAGCTCAACACCGAGGACCTCCTGGACGCGTTCAAGGAGATGACCCTCATCGAGCTCTCCGAGTTCGTGAAGAAGTTCGAGGAGACCTTCGAGGTCACCGCGGCCGCCCCGGTCGCCGTCGCCGCCGCTCCGGGCGCTGCTGCCCCCGGTGGCGCCGCCCCGGCCGAGGAGGAGAAGGACGAGTTCGACGTCATCCTCGAGGCCGCCGGCGACAAGAAGATCCAGGTCATCAAGGAGGTCCGCGCGCTGACGTCGCTCGGCCTCAAGGAGGCCAAGGACCTCGTCGAGGCCGCGCCGAAGCCGCTGCTCGAGAAGGTCAACAAGGAGGCCGCTGACAAGGCCAAGGAGGCCCTCGAGGGCGCCGGCGCCACCGTCTCGGTCAAGTGA
- the rplJ gene encoding 50S ribosomal protein L10: protein MARPDKAAAVAELADEFRASNAVVLTEYRGLTVKQLTELRRSLGGNASYAVVKNTLTKIAAREAGISGLDDYLSGPSAIAFVKGDPVEAAKGLRDFAKANPVLVVKGGLLDGEPLSSEEITKLADLESREVLLAKLAGAMKASLQNAVSLFNAPLAQTARVLEALRQKVEAEAPAVEAPAAEAAEAPATEAADAAEATEQNEG from the coding sequence ATGGCGAGGCCTGACAAGGCAGCCGCGGTCGCCGAGCTCGCGGACGAGTTCCGTGCCAGCAACGCGGTCGTGCTGACCGAGTACCGCGGCCTCACCGTCAAGCAGCTGACGGAACTGCGTCGGTCGCTCGGTGGGAACGCGTCCTACGCCGTGGTGAAGAACACGCTGACCAAGATCGCGGCGCGCGAAGCCGGGATCTCGGGGCTCGACGACTACCTGTCCGGCCCGTCGGCCATCGCCTTCGTCAAGGGCGACCCGGTCGAGGCCGCCAAGGGTCTGCGTGACTTCGCCAAGGCGAACCCCGTCCTCGTCGTGAAGGGTGGCCTGCTCGACGGCGAGCCGCTCTCCAGCGAGGAGATCACCAAGCTCGCCGACCTCGAGTCGCGCGAGGTCCTGCTGGCCAAGCTGGCCGGTGCGATGAAGGCGTCGCTGCAGAACGCGGTGTCGCTGTTCAACGCCCCGCTGGCGCAGACCGCTCGCGTCCTCGAGGCGCTGCGGCAGAAGGTCGAGGCCGAGGCACCCGCCGTCGAGGCACCCGCCGCCGAGGCCGCCGAGGCACCCGCCACCGAGGCCGCCGACGCGGCCGAGGCGACGGAGCAGAACGAGGGCTGA
- a CDS encoding alpha/beta hydrolase, giving the protein MTQLLDRAASARRGLPSVHQIPVLGRFLTWLSPDYGGLVGAACFFCWSLTPTLLPRTWIYQAMVSGLTATIGYALGVLLAWVVRLVLRRVRPDLLTPARRTRLIAWWGLGVAAAVAVTWYLADNAAWQTELRALMDVESPGPNHYLLILLVAGAIFVVFLALARLLRGASRRLRRFFARWVPPQVALVASVLVVGGIAFWSWTGLLYPTLLGVANDAFAAVNMETEAGNNAPGSATHSGGPGSLVTWDSLGRKGREFVSSGPTVDELTQFSGVPALDPVRAYVGMDSAETPAGLASLAVRELERAGGFDRDVLVVVTTTGTGWVDGAAADALEYLYNGDSAIVALQYSYLPSWISFVADQEQVRLAGQALFEAVHEAWLERPPSQRPKLIVYGESLGALGSAAAFDSLDDLRSKVDGALWVGAPSRHSLRRELTGQRDPGSPARLPVVDGGQEVKFWGGWQEPLDLEFDGGPPVVFLQHASDPVTLWSWDLMFERPEFIDEEHGPDVLPTLDWYPFVTFWQVTADMALSATVPAGHGHNYGGELVDAWLAVAPPDDWPGGRTEELRDMVHSFQDQKTGPFG; this is encoded by the coding sequence GTGACGCAGCTGCTGGACCGCGCCGCGTCGGCCCGCCGCGGGCTGCCGTCGGTGCACCAGATCCCCGTGCTCGGCCGGTTCCTGACCTGGCTGAGCCCGGACTACGGCGGCCTGGTCGGCGCCGCCTGCTTCTTCTGCTGGTCGCTGACGCCGACCCTGCTGCCGCGCACCTGGATCTACCAGGCGATGGTGAGCGGGCTGACGGCGACCATCGGCTACGCGCTGGGCGTGCTGCTCGCGTGGGTGGTCCGGCTGGTGCTGCGCCGGGTGCGGCCGGACCTGCTGACGCCGGCGCGACGGACCCGGCTGATCGCCTGGTGGGGCCTGGGGGTGGCGGCGGCCGTGGCGGTCACGTGGTACCTGGCCGACAACGCCGCCTGGCAGACCGAGCTGCGCGCCCTGATGGACGTCGAGAGCCCGGGACCCAACCACTACCTGCTGATCCTGCTGGTCGCCGGCGCCATCTTCGTCGTGTTCCTGGCGCTGGCCCGGCTGCTGCGCGGCGCGTCGCGGCGGCTGCGCCGGTTCTTCGCCCGCTGGGTGCCGCCGCAGGTCGCGCTGGTCGCGTCGGTGCTGGTCGTCGGCGGCATCGCGTTCTGGTCGTGGACCGGCCTGCTGTACCCGACGCTGCTGGGCGTGGCCAACGACGCGTTCGCGGCGGTCAACATGGAGACCGAGGCCGGCAACAACGCGCCCGGCTCGGCGACGCACTCCGGCGGCCCCGGCTCGCTGGTCACGTGGGACTCGCTGGGCCGCAAGGGCCGCGAGTTCGTGTCGTCCGGGCCCACCGTCGACGAGCTGACGCAGTTCAGCGGCGTGCCCGCGCTGGACCCCGTCCGCGCCTACGTCGGCATGGACTCCGCCGAGACGCCGGCCGGGCTGGCGTCGCTGGCGGTGCGCGAGCTGGAGCGGGCCGGCGGCTTCGACCGCGACGTCCTCGTCGTCGTGACGACGACCGGCACCGGCTGGGTCGACGGCGCGGCGGCCGACGCGCTGGAGTACCTCTACAACGGCGACTCCGCGATCGTCGCGCTGCAGTACTCGTACCTGCCCAGCTGGATCTCGTTCGTCGCCGACCAGGAGCAGGTGCGGCTGGCCGGCCAGGCGCTGTTCGAGGCCGTGCACGAGGCGTGGCTGGAGCGGCCGCCGTCGCAGCGGCCGAAGCTCATCGTCTACGGCGAGAGCCTCGGCGCGCTGGGCAGCGCGGCCGCGTTCGACTCGCTGGACGACCTGCGCTCGAAGGTCGACGGCGCGCTGTGGGTCGGCGCGCCCAGCCGGCACTCGCTGCGCCGCGAGCTGACGGGGCAGCGCGACCCCGGCTCGCCGGCCCGGCTGCCCGTCGTCGACGGCGGCCAGGAGGTGAAGTTCTGGGGCGGCTGGCAGGAGCCGCTGGACCTCGAGTTCGACGGGGGCCCGCCGGTCGTGTTCCTACAGCACGCCTCCGACCCGGTGACGCTGTGGTCGTGGGACCTGATGTTCGAGCGGCCGGAGTTTATCGACGAGGAGCACGGCCCGGACGTCCTGCCCACCCTCGACTGGTACCCGTTCGTCACGTTCTGGCAGGTCACGGCGGACATGGCGCTGTCGGCGACGGTGCCGGCCGGGCACGGGCACAACTACGGCGGCGAGCTGGTGGACGCCTGGCTGGCGGTCGCGCCGCCGGACGACTGGCCGGGCGGGCGGACCGAGGAGCTGCGCGACATGGTGCACTCGTTCCAGGACCAGAAGACCGGCCCGTTCGGCTGA